The uncultured Methanoregula sp. genomic sequence AGTATGTTGCCCGGGCAGGAGAGATTCAGCAGCAGGTCCCGGATGATGCCCGCATCTGGTCCCTGCTGGATCAGGCAGACCGGATCGTTGGGAAGGCGGACCGGCTCAATACTGATACGACCATGGTAATACTGGATATCGGTGCAGCCGACACGGATCTCTCCCGTCTGAAAACTGACATCGTGGCAACCAAACGCCTCATTGTTGCGGGAAAACTCGAAAGTGCGAAGAAAAGCCTGCTCGTGATAAAGAAGGATTATACCGACCTTGCCCGGGAATACCGGGGCATTGCCAGCACGACAAACCTTCCCGCCGATCTGTCGGAAGCGCTCAACATGATGGCAGTAGCCCTTGATAATGCTGCTGACCGGATGGGGGAGAGCTGATATGGACAGAACAATGCAGAGATGTGGTCTGGTCTTTTTCCTCCTCCTCATCAGTATGCTGGTTATTGCAGGCTGCGCCTCTGTTCCGGCGCCCGGAGGCAGCCTCGTATCAACTCCTTCAAAGACAACTGCCCCCACACCTGCACCCGCTTCCCTTACCCCCTCCGTGACAACAGCCCCGCCCCTCACACTCCGGACAATAGTGCCGGCTACAACGTCCACGCCCCTCCCCCCGGTGACAACGCCCCCGGCGGAAAGCAGGTACGTTGTAAAAACCTGTGCTGAGCTGGGCGGTTTTATTGCAAACCCGGGCGAACGCTGTCCCGGCGTGTGGCAGGATTCAACGGAGGCATTCAGCTGCTGCTCTGCAGAACCGGTTCCTAATGTTGCCTCGGACCTGTCCGTCACTGTCCTGCCGCTCGATCTCCGGGTGAATCTTGCGGATTACCCCGGCAGCATCATTCCCTGATCCCCCGTCCCGGTCCGGGTTTTCCCGGCAGCAAAGAGCAAGTCTCCGGTGAAAAAGGACGCCTTAAGTATCACAAAAGCCAACGTGTATTCATGGTCACCCGTATCAGGCGGTATGCACAGATAATTGACGTGCTGGGAAATTACGGATTCAGCATCGGCCTTGAAAAAATGTTTCCCGGGAGGGCCGGTTTCCGGCTTCCCACCTCCGGCAAATCGCCTGATTCTTCCACGGTTTACGAACGGATACGGCTGGCTCTTGAGGATCTGGGACCGACTTTTGTGAAATTCGGCCAGATCATGAGTACGAGGACCGAGCTTCTGCCTCCGGAGATGATCGAGCAACTCAAGAAGCTCCAGGATCATGCAAAACCAATCCCGTTCTCCGAGGTAAGGGCCATCCTCGAACAGAACATCCCCGAACTGGACGATCATTTCTGCGAAATCGAAGAGACCCCGGTGGCCGCTGCCTCGATAGGCCAGGTCCACCGCGCCTTTCTCAAGGACGGGACAATGGTTGCAGTCAAGGTCCAGCGCCCGGGCATTCCTGAGCTCATCGAGACGGATATCGGGATCCTCCAGTCAATGGCCGAGCGGATCGAGACCGTCTTTCCCGAGACCCGGGTTTATAACCCGACCGGCATGGTGGATGATTTTGCCCACCAGATCGTAAAAGAACTGGATTTCACCCGGGAAGCCCGCAACATGGACCGGATGGCCCGGAACTTCCATAACGTGCCCGGTGTCCATTTCCCGAAGATCTACTGGGAATTCACCTCCCAGTTCGTCATGGTAATGGAGTTTGTCGAAGGTGTCCGGATTGACAACGTGGACGCCATCAGTGAGATGGGCTTTGTCCCCCACGATATCGGGGTCACGGGATTTCATGCCTACCTGAAGATGATCTTCGAGGACGGGTTCTTCCATGGCGATCCGCACCCGGGAAACCTGCTGGTTTCAAAGACCGGCGATATCGTTTTCCTGGACTTCGGGATCGTAGGTGTCCTGCGCCCGGAAAAACGCCAGCTCTTCATCAACCTCCTCTTCGCCCTTGTCAACGACGATATCGAGCTGATGCTCCGGTCGCTTGAGGGCTTCGGGATCGTTATTGCCGAGGATGATCGTGAAGCCATGAGGGATGATCTCTACCTCATGATGCACGATTTCAGCGGCGGTGGCGGGGATGGCGTATCCCAGCTCAATTTCGGCCTTGTCGTCAGCGAACTTACGGAGACCATGCGGCGCTACAAGCTCAAAGTGCCGATGAACCTGATGCTCCTCCTCAAGGTTTTCATGATGGTCCTGGATATCGGTGTCCGTCTCGATCCCAGGTTCAATTTCGGTAAGGAGGTCACCCCCTACCTCTCGAAACTGGCCGATACCAACAATTTTTCAGCAGCTTACCTCAAACGGGCTTCGACAACCCTCCTC encodes the following:
- a CDS encoding AarF/ABC1/UbiB kinase family protein: MVTRIRRYAQIIDVLGNYGFSIGLEKMFPGRAGFRLPTSGKSPDSSTVYERIRLALEDLGPTFVKFGQIMSTRTELLPPEMIEQLKKLQDHAKPIPFSEVRAILEQNIPELDDHFCEIEETPVAAASIGQVHRAFLKDGTMVAVKVQRPGIPELIETDIGILQSMAERIETVFPETRVYNPTGMVDDFAHQIVKELDFTREARNMDRMARNFHNVPGVHFPKIYWEFTSQFVMVMEFVEGVRIDNVDAISEMGFVPHDIGVTGFHAYLKMIFEDGFFHGDPHPGNLLVSKTGDIVFLDFGIVGVLRPEKRQLFINLLFALVNDDIELMLRSLEGFGIVIAEDDREAMRDDLYLMMHDFSGGGGDGVSQLNFGLVVSELTETMRRYKLKVPMNLMLLLKVFMMVLDIGVRLDPRFNFGKEVTPYLSKLADTNNFSAAYLKRASTTLLEAADALFDMPRNLNLMLRRLSTGTFKLEIVDTDIQKLQMALDKASDKIMIGMVVAALVVGSSLVISAQPNELPKQISWIAIAGYTAAVLVGFYAIYHVIFLRFRMDR